The Carassius gibelio isolate Cgi1373 ecotype wild population from Czech Republic chromosome B22, carGib1.2-hapl.c, whole genome shotgun sequence genome window below encodes:
- the si:ch211-262h13.5 gene encoding fetuin-B: MLNLIWICLTANILCVSGTSLVHVPCDDKTVEKLSRLAVTYINEDRQTGYKFALNRITNVQAHQQGPAGTVYYLDLDVLETKCHVLSPKSWKKCVIRPFMETQISGNCNTTVLHTSGGFSYLYSYDCTLVPDPPEKLRLTCPECPLLLSVDSNEAIAAARTSLLKYNRQSTFPVSLTVNTITRASHQSSPVPASFVEYTVRECSVASFPEVVCEPGHEGKEPVGFCVGEVFGHGQQDVKVSCEIFRPQVHAVTPTRQEDTFSKTTAHNAHIPNGHKPSIQDVGAVTPQLADPVYQAIPAGPGSLPAVDSTIPTSSSESTESAESDSSEEAGSSVRAVKPPLNFRYVPRRQRRQIPTSTAPPHSPVFLSIFPSIPSPFRSCPGVSRYTTV, from the exons ATGTTGAATCTGATTTGGATTTGTCTGACCGCAAACATTTTGTGTGTCTCTGGGACAAGTTTAGTTCATGTTCCCTGTGACGACAAGACTGTGGAGAAGTTGTCCCGACTGGCCGTCACGTACATAAACGAGGACAGACAAACAGGTTACAAATTTGCCCTAAATAGAATCACAAACGTCCAGGCGCATCAACAG GGTCCAGCTGGAACGGTCTATTATCTTGATTTAGATGTCCTTGAGACCAAGTGCCATGTCCTCAGTCCCAAATCATGGAAGAAATGTGTTATTAGACCTTTCATGGAAACA CAAATCTCTGGAAACTGTAACACCACAGTGCTCCACACATCTGGGGGCTTCTCTTACCTCTACAGCTATGACTGCACACTCGTACCAG ACCCTCCAGAGAAGTTACGCTTGACGTGTCCGGAGTGTCCTCTGCTGCTGTCCGTAGACAGTAATGAAGCCATCGCTGCAGCTCGGACATCACTCCTTAAATACAATCGACAGAGCACATTTCCTGTTAGCCTGACTGTGAACACCATCACCAGAGCCTCCCATCAG AGCTCCCCTGTTCCCGCTAGTTTTGTGGAGTACACTGTTCGGGAATGCTCAGTCGCTTCATTTCCTGAGGTTGTGTGTGAGCCAGGACATGAAGGTAAAGAG CCTGTTGGTTTCTGTGTTGGGGAGGTTTTTGGCCATGGCCAGCAAGATGTGAAGGTGTCCTGTGAAATATTTCGCCCACAG GTGCATGCTGTCACTCCGACACGGCAAGAAGACACATTTTCCAAAACAACAGCCCACAATGCTCATATTCCCAATGGTCATAAGCCATCAATCCAAGATGTTGGAGCTGTAACACCTCAGCTAGCCGACCCTGTGTATCAGGCCATCCCTGCAGGACCCGGATCACTCCCAGCAGTAGACTCCACCATTCCAACCTCTTCCAGCGAATCCACTGAATCTGCCGAGTCTGACTCATCCGAGGAAGCAGGCAGCTCTGTTCGTGCAGTCAAACCTCCTCTGAACTTTCGTTATGTGCCACGCCGTCAGAGGAGGCAAATACCCACAAGCACTGCACCTCCTCATTCACCTGTGTTCCTGAGCATCTTTCCCAGCATCCCGTCTCCCTTCCGCTCCTGTCCGGGGGTCTCTCGCTACACCACTGTCTAA